One genomic segment of Rhizobium sp. 11515TR includes these proteins:
- a CDS encoding ABC transporter substrate-binding protein, translating into MHRRTVLKAGFGLAALPLMSRFAFAADQKPISFWYESASPENQDNLKNILIDPFNAAHPEDLLSIDFRGSDLDKQLRVAMLAGTGPDVVFTAGPSYVAAMAQAGQLMPLDDYAKKYGWDERLLPLFLDLGRYNGKLYALAKTYETLGLFYNKTLFEQNKWKVPTTISDFEALADEMKAKGLTPFGAGNADWRPANEHYVSIAFNSIAGPENVYKALTGAIPWTDPAFVHSIDKLAEWWDKGYFGDNYFSLTLEQAFAQIASGQAGMAPTGTWNFTNVQTYFPQNNAEPGFVGFPSEKGDPIFALGIGSTLSINAKSGNADGAAAVLDYMFTDDYYSKMNSVWQGEWNLPLADLSKVKLSDKVLPLYEDAMKQLAGAVAAGKYGYTTWTFLPPATDTYLVSGMEEVWLKKTKSADFLKKLDETFEQERDAGKAPAVPPRA; encoded by the coding sequence ATGCACAGACGTACAGTTTTGAAAGCCGGCTTCGGCCTGGCTGCCCTGCCGCTTATGTCCCGCTTCGCATTCGCGGCGGATCAAAAGCCCATATCCTTCTGGTACGAATCCGCTTCGCCGGAGAACCAAGATAACCTCAAGAACATTCTGATCGACCCGTTCAATGCGGCACATCCCGAAGACCTCCTGAGCATCGACTTCCGCGGCTCGGATCTCGACAAGCAGCTGCGCGTCGCGATGCTGGCCGGCACCGGCCCCGATGTCGTCTTCACGGCCGGCCCGAGTTATGTCGCGGCAATGGCACAGGCCGGTCAGCTTATGCCGCTTGACGACTACGCCAAGAAATACGGATGGGACGAGCGTCTGCTGCCGCTCTTCCTCGATCTCGGCCGGTACAATGGCAAGCTCTACGCGCTCGCGAAGACATACGAAACGCTCGGCCTCTTCTACAACAAGACCTTGTTCGAACAGAACAAATGGAAGGTCCCAACGACGATATCAGATTTCGAGGCGCTTGCCGACGAGATGAAGGCCAAGGGCCTGACCCCATTCGGTGCCGGCAATGCCGACTGGCGCCCGGCCAACGAGCATTATGTCTCGATCGCCTTCAACTCGATTGCGGGACCAGAGAATGTCTACAAGGCGCTGACCGGCGCCATCCCATGGACCGATCCCGCCTTCGTCCACTCGATCGACAAGCTCGCGGAGTGGTGGGACAAGGGATATTTCGGCGACAACTACTTCTCGCTGACGCTCGAGCAGGCCTTTGCGCAGATCGCCAGCGGCCAGGCCGGCATGGCGCCGACCGGCACCTGGAATTTCACCAACGTCCAGACTTATTTCCCGCAGAACAACGCGGAACCCGGTTTCGTCGGCTTCCCGAGCGAGAAAGGCGATCCAATCTTCGCGCTCGGCATCGGCTCGACGCTGTCGATCAACGCCAAGTCGGGCAATGCCGACGGCGCAGCTGCCGTTCTCGACTACATGTTCACGGACGACTACTACAGCAAGATGAACTCAGTCTGGCAGGGCGAATGGAACCTGCCGCTGGCCGATCTCTCCAAGGTCAAACTCTCCGATAAGGTCCTGCCTCTTTACGAGGACGCCATGAAGCAGCTGGCAGGCGCAGTCGCCGCCGGCAAATACGGCTATACGACCTGGACCTTCCTGCCGCCGGCCACGGACACATACCTGGTCAGCGGCATGGAGGAAGTCTGGCTCAAGAAAACGAAATCGGCCGACTTCCTGAAGAAGCTTGACGAGACCTTCGAGCAGGAACGTGACGCCGGCAAGGCGCCGGCGGTCCCGCCCCGCGCCTGA
- the nrdH gene encoding glutaredoxin-like protein NrdH, with product MSITVYSKPACVQCTATTRALDRQGIDYTIVDVSTDAAAYELVQGLGYRQVPVVVAGELHWAGFRPDMISALA from the coding sequence ATGAGCATCACCGTCTATAGCAAGCCCGCCTGCGTCCAGTGCACAGCCACGACTCGTGCGCTTGATCGCCAAGGCATCGACTACACTATCGTCGACGTATCGACCGATGCCGCCGCCTATGAGCTGGTGCAGGGTCTCGGCTATCGCCAGGTTCCGGTTGTCGTCGCCGGCGAACTGCATTGGGCTGGCTTCCGTCCCGACATGATCAGCGCTCTCGCTTAA
- a CDS encoding carbohydrate ABC transporter permease, producing the protein MHRLYLVPTMIINIIIVLVPALLTVALAFCNWDGISPPTFAGLDNFRALADDRVFWLALGNNIIWTIVFLTVPILMGLLAASMLLIVRRGSNFFQVVYFLPVVIATAITARIWQGMIYSPVTGVFGLLKKYGLPIPNPLTQPPIALFGVATVDLWHWWGFLCVIFFAALRQVPQEQIEAARIEGATYFQMMRYVLLPGIRPTITLMMIMTVIWSFLAFDFVYILTQGGPAFSSELLSTLAYRKAFYDLNVGQAAAAALVISLFGLVGTFFYVRIQTREGEQ; encoded by the coding sequence ATGCACCGACTCTATCTCGTTCCGACGATGATCATTAATATCATCATCGTCCTCGTCCCTGCTTTGCTGACGGTGGCACTCGCCTTCTGCAATTGGGACGGCATTTCCCCGCCCACCTTTGCGGGCCTCGACAATTTCCGCGCGCTTGCCGACGACCGCGTCTTCTGGCTGGCGCTCGGCAACAACATCATCTGGACCATCGTCTTCCTGACGGTGCCAATCCTCATGGGGCTGCTGGCCGCCTCGATGCTGCTGATCGTGCGACGCGGCAGCAATTTCTTCCAGGTCGTCTACTTCCTGCCTGTCGTCATCGCGACTGCGATCACGGCCCGCATCTGGCAGGGGATGATCTATAGCCCCGTGACCGGCGTCTTCGGCCTCCTTAAGAAATACGGGTTGCCGATCCCCAATCCGCTGACCCAGCCGCCGATCGCGCTGTTCGGCGTCGCAACCGTCGACCTGTGGCACTGGTGGGGTTTCCTCTGCGTCATCTTCTTCGCCGCATTGCGGCAGGTGCCGCAGGAGCAGATCGAGGCGGCCCGCATCGAAGGCGCCACCTATTTCCAGATGATGCGCTATGTGCTGCTTCCCGGCATCCGGCCTACGATTACGCTGATGATGATCATGACCGTCATCTGGTCGTTCCTCGCCTTCGATTTCGTCTACATCCTCACCCAAGGCGGCCCCGCCTTCTCTAGCGAACTGTTGTCGACACTCGCCTATCGCAAGGCTTTCTATGATCTGAACGTCGGACAGGCGGCCGCGGCAGCCCTCGTCATCAGCCTGTTCGGGCTGGTCGGCACCTTCTTCTACGTGCGCATCCAGACCAGGGAGGGCGAACAATGA
- a CDS encoding LacI family DNA-binding transcriptional regulator yields the protein MTNGRATQKDVARAAGVSQATVSMVLSGGGASIPAETWERITKAAKDLGYVPNRFAQALKTSRTMTIACIVPDITNPFYPSLIRGIQSIADGQNYDVITVNTDGTPERERHFLDWARQGRVDGVVGVFFTLKAKDFNPLVEAGVPIVRIESSKKRGGEIPIDDIYVDSRAAAQTVTEYLLRLGHKRIALVAGRGGPQAHRIEGYRTALSKLGHPDHVVIDDEFSEMGGIRAAESILAGDFRPTAIFAANDLMAIGVMQSLRERGIRIPEDIAVVGFDDISAAKLVTPTLTTVAQFQWKMGERAAQTLMDRLRGEKTGAGTAVEMPFDLIVRGSTRNE from the coding sequence ATGACAAACGGACGAGCAACGCAAAAGGATGTCGCAAGGGCTGCGGGGGTCTCGCAGGCCACCGTTTCCATGGTGCTGAGCGGCGGCGGAGCATCCATCCCGGCGGAGACATGGGAGCGCATCACCAAGGCGGCAAAGGACCTCGGCTACGTACCAAACCGTTTTGCGCAAGCGCTCAAGACGAGCCGCACGATGACCATCGCCTGCATCGTGCCCGACATCACCAATCCGTTCTATCCGTCTTTGATTCGCGGCATTCAGTCGATCGCCGACGGCCAGAACTACGATGTGATCACGGTCAACACGGACGGGACGCCCGAGCGCGAGCGTCATTTTCTCGATTGGGCCCGACAGGGCCGTGTCGATGGCGTGGTCGGCGTCTTCTTCACGCTGAAGGCCAAGGATTTCAATCCCTTGGTCGAGGCCGGCGTTCCCATAGTGAGAATTGAATCATCCAAGAAGCGCGGTGGCGAAATTCCGATCGACGACATCTATGTCGACAGCAGGGCGGCGGCGCAGACGGTGACGGAATATCTGCTGCGCCTCGGTCACAAGCGCATCGCGCTCGTCGCCGGTCGCGGCGGTCCGCAGGCCCATCGTATCGAGGGTTATCGTACGGCGCTCTCAAAACTCGGCCATCCCGATCACGTCGTCATTGATGACGAATTTTCCGAGATGGGCGGCATACGCGCGGCCGAGAGCATTCTTGCCGGTGATTTCAGACCGACCGCCATCTTTGCCGCAAACGACCTGATGGCGATCGGGGTGATGCAGTCGCTGCGTGAACGCGGCATCCGCATTCCCGAGGATATCGCCGTCGTCGGTTTCGACGATATTTCCGCCGCCAAGCTCGTCACCCCGACGCTGACGACGGTCGCGCAGTTTCAATGGAAAATGGGAGAACGTGCCGCGCAGACGCTGATGGACCGCCTGCGCGGAGAGAAGACCGGTGCTGGAACGGCCGTTGAAATGCCTTTCGATCTCATCGTCAGGGGTTCGACGCGCAACGAATAA
- a CDS encoding acyltransferase family protein translates to MERPSRRHDLDFVRVAAFLLLIVYHVSLIYNSRNFMLKAPDSSPAFDIIHLLTHPWRMTLLFFISGAVTGMLLVKRPPGALRSARTRQLLLPFLAGMAFLIPPQIYVFLNAEMGVHISLLEVFWNYLTLTPVSLPSGEQTLLAGMQHLWYLLYLWSYTVIITLAVAVWPSLLSYIGDRLAPWLTGKWVLIAPALLFIFLRLVLRPIFPPSLEFLTDWYSHAVYMAAFVMGAVMATRDDCWDAIVNMRRPALILTVACAVALVCLFPSLPSSDPEMWRLSVGRILGGTFQWCAIVAVLGYARIWCRSENAVIRYLNRAVLTYYVLHQTVMLLIAYGLDRMGLLSTMSFIPIAVATLAICAVVYELKLRLESAANAKLRSHAA, encoded by the coding sequence ATGGAGAGACCATCACGTCGGCATGATCTGGATTTTGTCAGGGTGGCAGCATTTTTGCTGCTGATCGTCTACCACGTTAGCCTGATTTATAATTCGAGAAATTTCATGCTGAAGGCACCGGACAGTTCTCCCGCCTTCGATATAATCCATTTGTTGACGCATCCGTGGCGAATGACGCTGCTGTTTTTCATCTCCGGCGCCGTGACTGGCATGCTGCTTGTGAAGCGTCCTCCAGGCGCATTGAGAAGTGCGCGGACAAGACAATTATTGCTGCCTTTTCTGGCGGGCATGGCGTTTCTGATTCCACCACAGATATATGTATTTTTGAACGCCGAGATGGGAGTGCATATCAGCCTTTTGGAGGTCTTCTGGAATTATCTGACCTTGACTCCGGTTTCCTTGCCGAGCGGTGAGCAGACGCTGCTCGCCGGCATGCAGCATCTTTGGTATCTCCTATATCTGTGGAGCTATACCGTGATCATCACGCTCGCGGTGGCGGTGTGGCCATCGTTGTTGTCCTATATTGGAGATCGGCTTGCCCCTTGGCTTACGGGCAAATGGGTACTGATAGCGCCCGCCTTGCTGTTCATTTTCCTTCGGCTCGTTTTGAGACCAATTTTCCCCCCGTCACTGGAGTTTTTGACTGATTGGTATAGCCATGCCGTTTATATGGCTGCGTTCGTGATGGGAGCTGTGATGGCAACGCGTGACGATTGCTGGGATGCTATTGTCAACATGCGGAGACCGGCGTTGATTCTGACGGTCGCTTGCGCGGTGGCTTTGGTATGCCTGTTTCCCAGCCTGCCATCCAGTGATCCAGAAATGTGGCGGCTGTCTGTCGGGAGAATACTTGGTGGTACGTTCCAATGGTGCGCGATCGTCGCCGTTCTCGGCTATGCCAGGATTTGGTGCCGATCGGAAAACGCCGTGATCCGCTATCTCAACAGGGCGGTTCTCACCTACTATGTTCTCCACCAGACTGTTATGTTGCTGATCGCCTACGGATTGGATCGTATGGGGCTCTTGTCCACCATGTCGTTTATCCCGATTGCGGTTGCCACTTTGGCAATCTGCGCTGTGGTTTACGAACTGAAGCTTCGTCTGGAGAGTGCCGCGAACGCAAAGTTACGTTCGCACGCTGCCTGA
- the nrdI gene encoding class Ib ribonucleoside-diphosphate reductase assembly flavoprotein NrdI gives MGEIVYFSSRSENTHRFVVKLALPAARIPLAVGDEFCATSPYVLIVPTYCGDGGKGAVPKQVIRFLNDAGNRSNIRGVIAAGNSNFGATYGIAGDIISAKCQVPYLYRFELLGTDEDVANVRQGLERFWIR, from the coding sequence GTGGGCGAGATCGTCTATTTCTCCAGCCGGTCGGAAAATACCCATCGCTTCGTTGTCAAGCTCGCATTGCCGGCTGCTCGTATCCCGCTTGCCGTGGGAGATGAGTTTTGTGCGACCTCGCCCTATGTCCTGATCGTCCCGACCTATTGCGGCGACGGTGGCAAGGGGGCCGTGCCCAAGCAGGTGATCCGCTTCCTCAACGATGCGGGCAACCGTTCGAACATCCGCGGGGTCATCGCCGCGGGCAACAGCAACTTCGGCGCGACCTACGGGATCGCCGGCGACATCATCTCTGCCAAATGCCAGGTGCCGTATCTCTATCGGTTCGAACTTCTGGGCACGGATGAGGATGTCGCCAATGTCAGACAGGGATTGGAACGATTTTGGATACGCTAA
- a CDS encoding metallochaperone AztD has translation MPNTSSGTFLAASSLACALLLPLPSFADDEKGMESWRLFVADHSLPIVRAIDASSGKEIGRFDLDGYASLSLSQSGRTIFAVQGEKNMVHAIATGISLSDHGEHRDIELSDPKLLPASIKGEKPGHVVTHGNDVAIFYDRDDKFDLLSESGLAEGKADIRSFRTIAAHHGVAVPMDNHLLVSVPNIEAPVKEGELPPRLGLRVLDRKGEQVGDIKRCTGLHGEATSAQLVAFGCEEGVLIARPGGIDGPKVEMLAYGSSLPKGKVSTLLGGTSMQFFLGNYGEQNVVLIDPDNSDQPYKLIELPTRRVDFILDPAKPQIGYILTEDGNLHLLDVVKGAIVKSETVTEPYSKDGHWRDPRPRLAIAGNLIAITDPRHSLVRMVDNQSLKEVRSIPVEGQPFAIVAAGGSGAVH, from the coding sequence ATGCCAAACACAAGCTCTGGTACCTTCCTTGCAGCCTCATCCTTGGCTTGCGCCTTGCTGCTTCCCTTGCCGTCGTTTGCCGACGACGAAAAGGGGATGGAAAGCTGGCGACTATTCGTCGCCGATCACAGCCTGCCTATCGTCCGTGCGATCGATGCCTCGAGCGGCAAGGAAATCGGCCGGTTCGATCTTGACGGCTATGCCTCCCTGTCTCTCAGTCAGTCCGGCCGCACCATATTTGCCGTGCAAGGCGAAAAGAATATGGTCCACGCGATAGCAACCGGCATATCCCTCTCCGACCACGGCGAACATCGCGATATCGAGCTTTCCGATCCGAAATTGCTTCCAGCATCGATCAAGGGCGAAAAGCCTGGGCACGTGGTGACCCACGGCAACGATGTCGCGATCTTCTATGACCGCGACGACAAGTTCGACCTCCTGTCCGAAAGTGGCCTTGCCGAAGGCAAAGCGGATATTCGTTCATTCCGGACCATCGCCGCCCACCACGGCGTTGCCGTTCCGATGGACAACCATCTTCTCGTGTCGGTGCCGAACATTGAGGCGCCTGTCAAGGAAGGCGAATTGCCGCCGCGCCTCGGCTTGCGCGTGCTGGACCGAAAGGGAGAGCAGGTCGGCGATATCAAGCGCTGCACAGGGCTTCATGGGGAAGCGACTTCCGCCCAGTTGGTTGCCTTCGGCTGCGAGGAAGGTGTCCTGATCGCTCGCCCCGGCGGTATCGACGGCCCAAAGGTCGAGATGCTCGCCTATGGCTCCTCCCTGCCAAAGGGCAAGGTCTCGACATTGCTCGGCGGCACGTCCATGCAATTCTTCCTCGGCAATTATGGTGAGCAGAACGTCGTATTGATCGATCCGGACAATTCTGACCAACCCTACAAGCTGATCGAACTGCCGACACGACGGGTCGATTTCATACTCGATCCGGCAAAGCCGCAGATCGGCTACATTCTCACGGAGGACGGCAATCTGCATCTTCTTGATGTCGTGAAAGGCGCGATCGTGAAATCCGAGACCGTTACCGAACCTTACAGCAAGGACGGTCACTGGCGCGACCCGAGGCCTCGTCTGGCGATCGCCGGCAATCTCATCGCCATTACCGATCCGCGCCACAGCCTCGTGCGTATGGTCGATAACCAATCACTGAAGGAAGTCCGCAGCATTCCCGTCGAGGGACAACCCTTTGCGATCGTTGCGGCCGGAGGATCGGGCGCAGTACATTGA